In a single window of the Papaver somniferum cultivar HN1 chromosome 8, ASM357369v1, whole genome shotgun sequence genome:
- the LOC113302783 gene encoding protein TPLATE-like isoform X2: MDILFAQIQADLRSNDALRQSGALLQALQQSAAGKDISVIAKSAVEEIVAAPASAICKKLAFDLIRSTRLTSDLWETVCIGIRNDFDFPDPDVTAAAVSILAAIPSYRLGKLINDCNKEITNCFDSGSDNLRYSITETLGCILARDDMVILCENNVNLLDRISNWWRRIGQNMLDRSDSVSKVAFESVGRLFQEFDSKRMSRLAGDKLVDSENSLATRSNWVSLTVDFVWKKRNALMSRSLVLPIESFRVTIFPIVYAVKAIGSGSVEVFRKLSKASGNGVVGANMQELGNAEKVVGVLDVVTHLNPFLSSSLDPALIFEVGINMLYLADVPGGKPEWASASITAILTLWDRQEFSSARESIVRAVVTNLHLLDLHMQVSLFKRLLLMVRNLRAESDRMHALACICRTALCVDLFAKESVRRGQKPLAGTDIVSLFEEVRVKDDLNSITSKSLFREELVASLVESCFQLSLPLPEQKNTGTESRVIGALAYGTGYGALNWTEPSLEVVEVCKPCVKWDCEGRTYAIDCYLKLLVRLCHIYDTRGGVKRLKDGASQDQILNETRLQNLQRELVKELREVNTPRICARVIWAVAEHIDLEGLDPLLADDPEDPLNIIITNMHKVLFNVDASANTSNRLQDVQAVLLCAQRLGSRHPRAGLLLTKELEEFRNSTLADSVNKHQCRLILQRLKYVGNHQESKWAGVSETRGDYPFSHHKLTVQFYEAAAAQDRKLEGLVHKAIQELWRPDPSELTVLLTKGIASTSLKVPPTAATLSGSSDPCFVEAYHLTDSNDGRFTLHLKVLNLTELELSRVDIRVGVSGALFFMDGSPQAVRQLRNLGSQCCAV, encoded by the exons ATGGACATATTATTTGCACAGATCCAAGCGGATCTGCGCTCAAATGATGCATTACGTCAATCAGGTGCATTACTACAAGCATTACAACAATCAGCAGCAGGTAAAGACATATCAGTAATAGCAAAATCAGCTGTTGAAGAAATTGTAGCTGCACCAGCATCAGCAATATGTAAGAAGTTAGCATTTGATTTAATTAGATCTACTCGCTTAACATCTGATTTATGGGAAACTGTATGTATCGGTATAAGAAATGATTTTGATTTCCCTGATCCTGATgttactgctgctgctgtttcaATATTAGCTGCCATTCCTTCGTATCGTTTAGGTAAACTCATTAATGATTGTAACAAAGAGATTACCAATTGTTTTGATTCTGGTAGTGATAATTTAAGGTATTCGATTACTGAGACTTTAGGTTGTATTTTAGCGAGAGATGATATGGTTATTTTGTGCGAAAACAATGTGAATTTACTCGATAGGATATCGAATTGGTGGAGAAGGATCGGTCAGAATATGCTTGACAGATCTGATTCTGTTTCTAAAGTTGCTTTTGAATCAGTAGGGAGGTTGTTTCAGGAATTTGATTCCAAAAGAATGAGCCGTTTAGCTGGTGACAAACTTGTTGACAGTGAGAATTCATTAGCGACAAGGTCAAATTGGGTATCATTAACTGTGGATTTTGTTTGGAAAAAGAGAAATGCGTTAATGTCTAGGTCGTTGGTTTTGCCAATTGAGAGTTTTAGGGTTACTATATTTCCAATTGTGTATGCGGTTAAAGCAATTGGTTCAGGTTCTGTTGAAGTTTTCCGGAAGCTTTCGAAGGCTTCTGGTAACGGGGTTGTAGGTGCGAATATGCAGGAACTGGGAAATGCGGAGAAGGTTGTTGGAGTTTTAGATGTGGTTACACATTTGAATCCCTTTTTGTCTTCGTCGTTGGATCCAGCTTTGATATTTGAAGTTGGaataaatatgttatatttggctGATGTTCCTGGAGGTAAGCCTGAGTGGGCTTCTGCATCAATCACTGCAATTCTCACACTGTGGGATAGACAAGAGTTCTCGTCTGCTAGAGAAAGCATAGTCAGGGCCGTCGTCACCAACCTACACTTACTGGATCTCCATATGCAG GTTTCTTTGTTTAAGAGATTGCTTCTGATGGTAAGAAACTTAAGAGCAGAATCAGATCGTATGCATGCTTTAGCATGCATTTGTCGGACAGCATTGTGTGTTGATCTTTTCGCAAAGGAGAGTGTCCGAAGAGGTCAGAAACCTCTTGCAGGAACTGATATTGTTTCACTTTTTGAGGAAGTGAGGGTAAAAGATGATCttaatagtattacaagtaagaGCTTATTTAGAGAAGAGCTGGTTGCTTCACTGGTAGAGAGTTGTTTTCAGTTATCTCTTCCATTACCCGAACAAAAGAATACTGGTACAGAAAGTAGAGTGATTGGCGCTTTAGCTTATGGAACTGGTTATGGTGCATTAAATTGGACGGAGCCGTCTCTGGAGGTTGTTGAAGTTTGTAAACCTTGTGTTAAATGGGACTGTGAGGGACGGACTTATGCTATTGATTGCTACTTAAAATTGCTGGTAAGGTTATGCCATATCTACGATACCAGGGGAGGTGTTAAAAGGCTCAAGGATGGAGCTTCTCAGGATCAGATTCTTAATGAGACAAGGCTACAAAACTTACAGCGTGAGCTTGTGAAAGAGTTGCGGGAG GTGAACACTCCAAGAATTTGTGCCCGCGTAATTTGGGCTGTTGCTGAACACATTGATCTTGAAGGTCTAGATCCACTTTTAGCTGATGACCCAGAAGATCCGCTGAATATTATCATCACAAATATGCATAAGGTCTTGTTCAATGTGGATGCCTCCGCAAATACATCAAATAGGCTTCAAgatgtgcaagcagttcttctaTGCGCTCAGCGTTTGGGTTCACGCCATCCCAGAGCAGGACTGCTGTTGACAAAAGAACTAGAAGAATTTAGAAATAGTACCTTGGCTGATTCTGTAAACAAGCACCAGTGTCGTCTTATACTGCAGAGGCTTAAATACGTTGGAAATCACCAGGAAAGCAA GTGGGCTGGAGTTAGTGAGACTAGAGGAGATTATCCGTTTAGCCACCACAAGCTTACCGTTCAGTTTTATGAAGCAGCTGCTGCCCAAGACAGAAAATTGGAAGGATTGGTTCACAAGGCCATTCAAGAGCTATGGAGGCCAGATCCTAGTGAATTAACTGTTTTACTGACAAAAGGAATCGCCTCTACTTCCCTGAAGGTGCCTCCAACTGCAGCTACCTTGAGTGGTAGTAGTGATCCATGCTTTGTTGAAGCATATCATTTGACAGACTCGAATGATGGAAGGTTCACCTTGCATCTCAAG GTCCTGAACTTGACTGAATTAGAACTTAGCAGGGTTGATATACGTGTCGGTGTATCTGGTGCACTATTTTTCATGGATGGATCTCCTCAAGCAGTGCGGCAGCTGCGTAATCTTGGTTCACAG TGCTGTGCAGTGTGA
- the LOC113302783 gene encoding protein TPLATE-like isoform X1: protein MDILFAQIQADLRSNDALRQSGALLQALQQSAAGKDISVIAKSAVEEIVAAPASAICKKLAFDLIRSTRLTSDLWETVCIGIRNDFDFPDPDVTAAAVSILAAIPSYRLGKLINDCNKEITNCFDSGSDNLRYSITETLGCILARDDMVILCENNVNLLDRISNWWRRIGQNMLDRSDSVSKVAFESVGRLFQEFDSKRMSRLAGDKLVDSENSLATRSNWVSLTVDFVWKKRNALMSRSLVLPIESFRVTIFPIVYAVKAIGSGSVEVFRKLSKASGNGVVGANMQELGNAEKVVGVLDVVTHLNPFLSSSLDPALIFEVGINMLYLADVPGGKPEWASASITAILTLWDRQEFSSARESIVRAVVTNLHLLDLHMQVSLFKRLLLMVRNLRAESDRMHALACICRTALCVDLFAKESVRRGQKPLAGTDIVSLFEEVRVKDDLNSITSKSLFREELVASLVESCFQLSLPLPEQKNTGTESRVIGALAYGTGYGALNWTEPSLEVVEVCKPCVKWDCEGRTYAIDCYLKLLVRLCHIYDTRGGVKRLKDGASQDQILNETRLQNLQRELVKELREVNTPRICARVIWAVAEHIDLEGLDPLLADDPEDPLNIIITNMHKVLFNVDASANTSNRLQDVQAVLLCAQRLGSRHPRAGLLLTKELEEFRNSTLADSVNKHQCRLILQRLKYVGNHQESKWAGVSETRGDYPFSHHKLTVQFYEAAAAQDRKLEGLVHKAIQELWRPDPSELTVLLTKGIASTSLKVPPTAATLSGSSDPCFVEAYHLTDSNDGRFTLHLKVLNLTELELSRVDIRVGVSGALFFMDGSPQAVRQLRNLGSQDPVLCSVTMGVSQFERSALWVQVLYYPFYGSGGPGDYEGDYTEEDPQVMRQKRSLRPELGEPVVLRCQPYKIPLTDLLLPHKISPVEYFRLWPSLPAVLEYTGAYTYEGSGFKATAAQQYGASPFLSGLKSLCSKPFHNVCSHILRTVAGFQLCFAAKTWYGGFVGMMIFGASEVSRNVDLGDETTTMMCKFVIRASDASITKEIESDLQGWLDDITGGDVEYMPEDEVKQASIERLRISMERIALLKAAQPPLKDPNLDDESEEESEEGSDEEEEEEKKKRKKKGKKENGVDEEEDDETKGPSTLSKLTAEEAEHRALQAAVLQEWYMLSKENSRTQVH, encoded by the exons ATGGACATATTATTTGCACAGATCCAAGCGGATCTGCGCTCAAATGATGCATTACGTCAATCAGGTGCATTACTACAAGCATTACAACAATCAGCAGCAGGTAAAGACATATCAGTAATAGCAAAATCAGCTGTTGAAGAAATTGTAGCTGCACCAGCATCAGCAATATGTAAGAAGTTAGCATTTGATTTAATTAGATCTACTCGCTTAACATCTGATTTATGGGAAACTGTATGTATCGGTATAAGAAATGATTTTGATTTCCCTGATCCTGATgttactgctgctgctgtttcaATATTAGCTGCCATTCCTTCGTATCGTTTAGGTAAACTCATTAATGATTGTAACAAAGAGATTACCAATTGTTTTGATTCTGGTAGTGATAATTTAAGGTATTCGATTACTGAGACTTTAGGTTGTATTTTAGCGAGAGATGATATGGTTATTTTGTGCGAAAACAATGTGAATTTACTCGATAGGATATCGAATTGGTGGAGAAGGATCGGTCAGAATATGCTTGACAGATCTGATTCTGTTTCTAAAGTTGCTTTTGAATCAGTAGGGAGGTTGTTTCAGGAATTTGATTCCAAAAGAATGAGCCGTTTAGCTGGTGACAAACTTGTTGACAGTGAGAATTCATTAGCGACAAGGTCAAATTGGGTATCATTAACTGTGGATTTTGTTTGGAAAAAGAGAAATGCGTTAATGTCTAGGTCGTTGGTTTTGCCAATTGAGAGTTTTAGGGTTACTATATTTCCAATTGTGTATGCGGTTAAAGCAATTGGTTCAGGTTCTGTTGAAGTTTTCCGGAAGCTTTCGAAGGCTTCTGGTAACGGGGTTGTAGGTGCGAATATGCAGGAACTGGGAAATGCGGAGAAGGTTGTTGGAGTTTTAGATGTGGTTACACATTTGAATCCCTTTTTGTCTTCGTCGTTGGATCCAGCTTTGATATTTGAAGTTGGaataaatatgttatatttggctGATGTTCCTGGAGGTAAGCCTGAGTGGGCTTCTGCATCAATCACTGCAATTCTCACACTGTGGGATAGACAAGAGTTCTCGTCTGCTAGAGAAAGCATAGTCAGGGCCGTCGTCACCAACCTACACTTACTGGATCTCCATATGCAG GTTTCTTTGTTTAAGAGATTGCTTCTGATGGTAAGAAACTTAAGAGCAGAATCAGATCGTATGCATGCTTTAGCATGCATTTGTCGGACAGCATTGTGTGTTGATCTTTTCGCAAAGGAGAGTGTCCGAAGAGGTCAGAAACCTCTTGCAGGAACTGATATTGTTTCACTTTTTGAGGAAGTGAGGGTAAAAGATGATCttaatagtattacaagtaagaGCTTATTTAGAGAAGAGCTGGTTGCTTCACTGGTAGAGAGTTGTTTTCAGTTATCTCTTCCATTACCCGAACAAAAGAATACTGGTACAGAAAGTAGAGTGATTGGCGCTTTAGCTTATGGAACTGGTTATGGTGCATTAAATTGGACGGAGCCGTCTCTGGAGGTTGTTGAAGTTTGTAAACCTTGTGTTAAATGGGACTGTGAGGGACGGACTTATGCTATTGATTGCTACTTAAAATTGCTGGTAAGGTTATGCCATATCTACGATACCAGGGGAGGTGTTAAAAGGCTCAAGGATGGAGCTTCTCAGGATCAGATTCTTAATGAGACAAGGCTACAAAACTTACAGCGTGAGCTTGTGAAAGAGTTGCGGGAG GTGAACACTCCAAGAATTTGTGCCCGCGTAATTTGGGCTGTTGCTGAACACATTGATCTTGAAGGTCTAGATCCACTTTTAGCTGATGACCCAGAAGATCCGCTGAATATTATCATCACAAATATGCATAAGGTCTTGTTCAATGTGGATGCCTCCGCAAATACATCAAATAGGCTTCAAgatgtgcaagcagttcttctaTGCGCTCAGCGTTTGGGTTCACGCCATCCCAGAGCAGGACTGCTGTTGACAAAAGAACTAGAAGAATTTAGAAATAGTACCTTGGCTGATTCTGTAAACAAGCACCAGTGTCGTCTTATACTGCAGAGGCTTAAATACGTTGGAAATCACCAGGAAAGCAA GTGGGCTGGAGTTAGTGAGACTAGAGGAGATTATCCGTTTAGCCACCACAAGCTTACCGTTCAGTTTTATGAAGCAGCTGCTGCCCAAGACAGAAAATTGGAAGGATTGGTTCACAAGGCCATTCAAGAGCTATGGAGGCCAGATCCTAGTGAATTAACTGTTTTACTGACAAAAGGAATCGCCTCTACTTCCCTGAAGGTGCCTCCAACTGCAGCTACCTTGAGTGGTAGTAGTGATCCATGCTTTGTTGAAGCATATCATTTGACAGACTCGAATGATGGAAGGTTCACCTTGCATCTCAAG GTCCTGAACTTGACTGAATTAGAACTTAGCAGGGTTGATATACGTGTCGGTGTATCTGGTGCACTATTTTTCATGGATGGATCTCCTCAAGCAGTGCGGCAGCTGCGTAATCTTGGTTCACAG GATCCAGTGCTGTGCAGTGTGACGATGGGTGTCTCCCAGTTTGAGAGAAGTGCTCTTTGGGTTCAAGTGTTGTATTACCCATTCTATGGAAGTGGTGGTCCAGGAGACTACGAAGGAGATTATACGGAAGAAGATCCTCAAGTTATGAGACAAAAGAGAAGCTTAAGGCCAGAGCTAGGAGAACCTGTGGTTTTGAGATGTCAACCTTACaagattcccttaactgatcttcTCTTGCCACACAAAATCTCTCCTGTCGAATATTTCCGACTTTGGCCTAGTTTGCCGGCTGTATTGGAATACACAGGTGCATATACTTATGAAGGAAGTGGTTTCAAAGCTACTGCCGCACAGCAATATGGGGCTTCTCCCTTCCTCAGCGGTCTCAAGTCTCTCTGTTCTAAGCCTTTCCATAATGTCTGCTCTCACATTCTCCGCACGGTTGCAGGGTTTCAA CTTTGCTTTGCTGCCAAAACCTGGTATGGAGGTTTCGTGGGAATGATGATCTTTGGTGCCAGTGAAGTTAGCAGGAATGTTGACCTAGGAGATGAAACGACAACTATGATGTGTAAATTTGTGATCAGAGCCTCTGATGCGTCAATCACTAAGGAGATTGAATCAGATCTGCAGGGGTGGTTAGACGATATTACAGGTGGGGATGTAGAATACATGCCTGAAGATGAAGTCAAACAGGCTAGCATTGAAAGACTACGCATATCAATGGAGCGGATAGCACTGCTTAAGGCTGCTCAGCCTCCACTTAAAGATCCCAACCTTGATGACGAGTCTGAAGAAGAATCAGAAGAGGGATCAgacgaggaagaggaagaggaaaagaa